Proteins co-encoded in one Leptospira inadai serovar Lyme str. 10 genomic window:
- a CDS encoding STAS domain-containing protein, translating to MELKTSRFHKILRIVPKGTLDSHSSPDLIRFLKSRWEEGDRLFLMICDSIHYLEEEGIGSLSELNSFLQKNGGNIAFVGWNEECKLVLGLFGLTTSLRIFPAERDAEEWLSSLKIEDLRSKQNTSEHSIASLRQTKPLQFYSAPNESIPEERDESVHIPEIRTIPVADAGRAQTAATSSTRSRESISKKDEFASELKLEQSLEKLKGSVSDKILYCESCHSRLRIRLSGRYKCPACGIEFDVNRLGGVRYLERLVVSPETSGPAG from the coding sequence TTGGAACTCAAGACTTCTCGCTTTCATAAGATTTTACGGATCGTTCCGAAAGGAACTCTCGATTCCCATTCTTCGCCCGACTTGATTCGTTTTTTAAAATCGCGTTGGGAAGAAGGGGATCGCCTTTTCTTAATGATTTGCGACTCCATTCACTATTTGGAAGAGGAGGGTATCGGTTCGTTATCCGAATTGAATTCCTTTCTGCAAAAGAACGGCGGGAACATCGCGTTTGTCGGATGGAATGAAGAATGCAAACTCGTACTCGGCCTTTTCGGTCTAACGACATCTTTGCGGATTTTTCCCGCCGAACGGGATGCGGAAGAATGGCTATCCTCCTTAAAAATCGAAGATCTTCGTTCTAAGCAGAATACGTCCGAGCATTCTATCGCCTCATTGAGGCAGACGAAACCTCTCCAATTTTATTCCGCTCCTAATGAATCGATTCCCGAAGAACGGGATGAATCGGTGCATATTCCAGAGATTAGGACGATTCCCGTCGCGGACGCAGGGAGAGCGCAGACGGCTGCAACTTCTTCGACTCGTAGCCGAGAATCTATTTCGAAAAAGGATGAGTTCGCCTCCGAGCTGAAATTGGAGCAGTCCTTGGAAAAACTGAAAGGTTCCGTCTCCGATAAAATTTTGTATTGCGAAAGTTGTCATTCCCGCTTGCGAATCCGACTTTCGGGGAGATACAAATGTCCGGCTTGCGGAATTGAGTTTGACGTGAACAGGTTGGGCGGAGTTCGTTACTTAGAACGACTTGTAGTCTCGCCGGAAACTTCCGGTCCAGCAGGGTAA
- a CDS encoding LIC_12071 family protein, protein MQTFKHVLFFIFALIVCEGIAIGASAWSFLESSLASFDQLKISSDHRARDTISSLSKSTENKLDGEKLADLNFTFARLVKVTSEDKDGFRIKDISVVNDSGVVLASSNEDYLEDPLKKRKPEIKFLSPTYTIAHRLRKWQVGTPVLLGKRNVSSDQPVLKAVAPIFPEILEPDVLLSMGVYHPEKLERVASLFMTYERGNFGHFVRTQTDLLLWITQNNAWIALICAIVIGLVHLLIKSAGSGYAQASTATISSARTSSSPPLWEKVDFAQTEGPVRWQTGSQPAASRPSSPTAPIAEVQRQVPSKTEVLEKPMPISSAEIVSQRLDKPEILDAIYLG, encoded by the coding sequence GTGCAGACTTTTAAACACGTTTTATTCTTTATTTTTGCTCTCATCGTTTGCGAAGGAATTGCAATCGGTGCTTCCGCCTGGTCCTTTTTGGAATCCTCTTTGGCTTCCTTCGATCAACTGAAAATTTCGTCGGACCATCGAGCGAGGGACACCATCAGTTCCCTTTCCAAATCCACGGAAAACAAATTGGACGGCGAAAAATTAGCGGATTTGAACTTTACCTTTGCGCGATTAGTGAAAGTGACCTCCGAAGATAAGGACGGGTTTCGGATCAAAGATATTTCCGTCGTAAATGATTCCGGGGTCGTTCTCGCTTCCTCAAACGAAGACTATCTCGAGGATCCCTTAAAGAAGAGAAAACCGGAAATCAAATTTCTTTCTCCCACGTACACGATCGCGCACAGGCTCAGAAAATGGCAGGTGGGAACTCCCGTATTACTCGGAAAACGGAATGTTTCTTCGGATCAGCCCGTATTAAAAGCCGTGGCTCCTATCTTTCCGGAAATTCTGGAACCGGACGTTTTATTATCCATGGGTGTGTATCACCCCGAGAAATTGGAAAGGGTCGCTTCCTTGTTTATGACTTATGAACGAGGAAATTTCGGGCATTTCGTACGAACGCAAACGGATCTTCTTTTATGGATAACTCAGAATAACGCGTGGATTGCTCTGATCTGCGCTATAGTCATCGGGTTAGTGCATCTTCTTATTAAAAGCGCCGGTTCCGGGTATGCACAAGCAAGCACAGCGACGATATCTAGCGCTCGAACTTCTTCCTCTCCTCCTCTTTGGGAAAAAGTGGACTTTGCTCAGACCGAAGGCCCGGTTCGCTGGCAAACCGGAAGCCAACCTGCCGCTTCTCGTCCATCTTCGCCGACTGCTCCAATTGCCGAGGTACAAAGACAGGTTCCCTCAAAAACGGAAGTTCTGGAAAAACCGATGCCGATTTCGAGCGCGGAAATAGTCTCTCAACGTTTGGATAAGCCTGAGATTCTGGATGCGATTTATTTAGGATAG
- the lipB gene encoding lipoyl(octanoyl) transferase LipB — protein MVRAISLRHPVPYERYILFQERARAKRKETILFLEHPPTITAGINYNIGNLLQNPEFLSKNGIALHYIKRGGDFTAHEPGQIVTYFHIDLKGRGLTISNFLDQVLSSAMEAVKKVWNLDLIRRSDSPGLYLSADPERKILSIGVLFKSWFTGYGIALNVSNDFSAFRCIHPCGGDWRNMVSIAKLGLDPSLEKRNHWIVEFRKIIQETLSED, from the coding sequence GTGGTACGGGCAATTTCCCTTAGGCACCCGGTCCCCTATGAGAGATACATTCTCTTTCAGGAGAGGGCGAGGGCAAAAAGAAAGGAAACCATTCTATTTTTAGAACACCCTCCCACGATTACCGCCGGGATCAATTACAATATCGGTAACCTTCTCCAGAACCCGGAATTCCTATCTAAAAATGGCATCGCTCTCCATTATATCAAACGGGGCGGGGATTTTACCGCCCATGAACCCGGACAAATCGTTACTTACTTTCATATCGATCTGAAGGGGCGGGGTCTGACGATTTCGAACTTCTTGGATCAGGTGCTTTCTTCGGCCATGGAAGCCGTAAAAAAAGTTTGGAATTTGGATCTAATTCGGCGCTCCGATTCGCCTGGATTGTATCTTTCCGCCGACCCGGAACGGAAAATTCTTTCGATTGGAGTTCTATTCAAGTCCTGGTTTACCGGCTACGGAATTGCCCTCAATGTATCCAATGATTTTTCCGCATTTCGATGCATTCATCCTTGCGGCGGGGACTGGCGAAACATGGTTTCCATTGCTAAACTGGGTTTGGACCCTAGCCTGGAAAAGCGAAACCATTGGATTGTAGAATTTCGAAAAATCATTCAGGAAACGCTTTCAGAAGACTGA
- a CDS encoding type II toxin-antitoxin system antitoxin SocA domain-containing protein: MEKLLEVISFILQRSPSGRNRQELAKLIYLADGVFFQKYAKIITGQKYIHLEDSPYAMELNQALLHLKENRLIDVQPKLTETGIAGYLLIWVGPAHEEEIDLNRQEKRILRKVLENFKGKVYDENRVYPNLYENYVITPLFSEIKFNKETMNTKIHFFKRKTLLNISGKIFKVLFSE, encoded by the coding sequence ATGGAAAAGCTACTCGAAGTCATCTCCTTTATCTTACAGAGATCGCCCTCCGGACGCAATCGCCAGGAGTTGGCAAAGTTAATTTATTTAGCGGACGGGGTCTTTTTCCAGAAATACGCCAAGATCATCACAGGACAAAAATACATTCATTTAGAAGACTCTCCCTACGCCATGGAATTGAATCAGGCGTTGCTTCATCTGAAAGAAAACCGTCTAATAGATGTACAGCCAAAATTGACCGAAACGGGGATTGCCGGATATCTGTTGATTTGGGTCGGCCCCGCTCATGAAGAGGAAATCGACTTAAATCGCCAGGAAAAACGGATTTTGAGGAAGGTATTGGAGAATTTTAAAGGGAAGGTTTACGACGAAAACCGAGTTTACCCGAATCTTTATGAAAACTACGTCATTACGCCTCTTTTCTCGGAAATTAAATTCAACAAAGAGACGATGAATACCAAAATCCATTTCTTTAAGAGAAAAACGCTTTTGAATATCTCCGGCAAAATATTTAAGGTACTTTTTAGCGAGTAG
- the panD gene encoding aspartate 1-decarboxylase → MLITVCKGKIHRATVTDADLNYEGSLTVDMDLVDAAGMFPYEKVSVVNVNNGARFETYLIEGKRGSGEICLNGAAARLGMKGDKVIIISYGSLEEKELPKGYQPKVVLVDEKNHIKKI, encoded by the coding sequence ATGCTTATAACGGTTTGTAAAGGCAAAATACACCGCGCCACGGTTACTGACGCAGACCTCAATTATGAGGGAAGCCTAACAGTAGATATGGACTTGGTGGATGCGGCCGGAATGTTTCCCTACGAAAAGGTATCCGTTGTTAACGTCAATAACGGCGCGAGATTCGAGACATATCTCATCGAAGGCAAACGCGGTTCGGGAGAAATTTGCCTGAATGGGGCTGCAGCTCGCCTCGGTATGAAAGGCGATAAGGTAATTATCATCTCATACGGTTCCTTGGAAGAAAAAGAACTTCCCAAAGGATACCAGCCGAAAGTCGTCCTCGTGGACGAAAAAAATCATATCAAAAAGATCTAA
- a CDS encoding HDOD domain-containing protein translates to MLNVSEYADSLSSGKEIDIEYRFISDEDHQQIYLLLLQILGHLDRLFLTEVVSTILKELLMNANKANAKRIFFLSEGLNISDAAQYQRGIKRFQEEIIHRWDEQEPVLKGSNFSVRLRAKILNQNLIFLVENDCPLLAQESERIKARLESASKFNDLSEAFLTMSDSQESAGLGIVLIQLLLKNSGIGMDKFKIESDGKITRATLVIPKQIVPLEVTTKLKDRIFTEVEGLPPLPNTLTKIISLCNNADSDLGVIANEIERNPALGADLLKLSNSAGFASRNKVNTIVQAVKVVGLKNVRNLLYVSGVRKIMEGRYTKLQEVWNHSNLTSYLARQVSQRAGLVKLGDIAAAGALLHDLGKFVLLALDPNLFRKLSAFQKYRDLNNSTIFEEISIGISHPTLGGMLARKWDFPPDLVNMIEFHHRPFMAYGTIYADLVETVYLANMMSDYTERKVTYYAVDSNILRKFELDDKQKFEETCERLTKAYEIANEEN, encoded by the coding sequence ATGTTGAACGTCTCAGAATATGCGGATTCGCTTTCCTCGGGGAAAGAAATTGATATCGAATATAGATTTATTTCCGATGAGGATCACCAGCAGATTTACTTGCTCCTATTACAAATTCTCGGGCATTTAGACCGCCTTTTTCTTACCGAGGTAGTCTCCACGATTCTGAAAGAGCTTCTGATGAATGCCAATAAGGCCAATGCAAAGAGAATCTTCTTTTTGTCGGAAGGTTTGAATATATCCGACGCCGCTCAATACCAACGTGGAATAAAACGATTTCAAGAGGAGATCATTCATAGATGGGACGAGCAGGAACCTGTCTTAAAAGGTTCTAATTTTTCGGTCCGTTTACGCGCTAAAATTCTGAATCAAAATCTGATTTTTCTGGTAGAAAACGATTGTCCCCTTCTCGCCCAGGAATCCGAGCGAATCAAAGCTCGACTGGAATCCGCCAGCAAATTCAACGATTTATCGGAAGCCTTCCTTACCATGTCGGATAGCCAAGAAAGTGCCGGACTCGGAATCGTACTCATCCAGCTACTTTTAAAAAATTCCGGAATTGGAATGGATAAGTTCAAGATCGAATCCGACGGGAAAATCACTCGAGCGACTTTGGTGATCCCGAAACAGATCGTTCCATTGGAAGTCACGACTAAATTGAAAGATCGAATTTTCACCGAAGTCGAAGGGCTTCCTCCTCTACCCAATACACTCACGAAAATCATCAGTCTTTGCAATAATGCCGATTCGGACTTGGGAGTGATCGCAAATGAAATAGAAAGGAATCCCGCTCTCGGTGCCGACCTTCTTAAACTTTCAAACTCTGCGGGCTTCGCCAGCCGAAACAAAGTGAATACGATCGTTCAAGCGGTCAAAGTCGTCGGACTGAAAAACGTCAGGAACCTTCTTTATGTTTCAGGCGTTCGAAAAATTATGGAAGGACGATATACCAAGCTACAGGAGGTCTGGAATCATTCCAACCTGACTAGCTATTTAGCTCGACAAGTTTCTCAAAGAGCTGGACTCGTCAAGCTCGGCGATATCGCCGCCGCTGGAGCTTTGCTTCATGATCTAGGAAAGTTCGTCTTGCTGGCTCTCGATCCGAATCTATTCAGAAAACTGAGCGCCTTCCAAAAATACAGGGACTTAAATAATTCTACGATTTTTGAAGAAATCTCGATCGGAATCTCCCATCCCACGCTCGGAGGAATGCTAGCTCGAAAGTGGGATTTTCCGCCCGATCTCGTCAATATGATAGAGTTCCACCATCGCCCTTTCATGGCGTATGGAACGATTTACGCCGATCTAGTCGAAACAGTATATCTTGCAAATATGATGAGTGATTATACGGAACGGAAAGTCACATATTATGCCGTCGACTCTAATATCCTGCGTAAGTTCGAACTGGACGATAAACAGAAGTTCGAAGAGACTTGCGAAAGATTGACTAAGGCTTACGAGATCGCGAATGAAGAAAACTGA
- a CDS encoding ABC transporter ATP-binding protein — translation MKKTEQSLLNLKGIRFFRSGTPILEEIDLRINPNEHWVLLGRNGAGKTTLVNLIYGTDWPTAGRIELFGEAFGEVPIQELRNKIGILDSSQQESALQRSLTVFDVLLTGFFHTIGYYRDPDAWEEKEADRILEENGMGAKRKQLFRTLSSGEKKKVLFLRAMSTSPDFVILDEPCSGLDLTAREEFIDFLDGYKKNRNFTSIYITHRLDEIPPFYEHAALLKSGKILYSGTIGEAFTSERLTKLYDRKVLAENRNGTWVAIADRS, via the coding sequence ATGAAGAAAACTGAGCAATCACTCTTAAATCTGAAAGGAATCCGTTTCTTTCGCTCCGGAACGCCGATTTTAGAGGAAATCGATCTTCGAATCAACCCAAACGAACATTGGGTTTTGCTAGGTAGAAACGGTGCAGGGAAGACGACCCTTGTCAATTTGATTTATGGAACGGATTGGCCGACGGCCGGGCGGATCGAATTGTTCGGGGAAGCGTTCGGAGAAGTTCCCATTCAAGAACTGAGGAACAAAATCGGAATCTTAGATTCGTCCCAGCAAGAAAGCGCTTTGCAAAGAAGTCTAACCGTGTTCGACGTACTTCTTACCGGTTTCTTCCACACGATCGGATATTATCGAGACCCGGACGCCTGGGAAGAAAAGGAAGCGGATCGTATTTTAGAAGAGAACGGAATGGGCGCAAAACGCAAACAGTTATTTCGAACCCTTTCCTCGGGAGAGAAGAAGAAAGTCTTATTTTTGAGAGCGATGTCGACATCGCCGGATTTCGTTATACTAGACGAACCTTGCTCCGGATTGGATTTAACGGCCAGAGAGGAATTCATCGATTTTTTGGACGGTTATAAGAAGAATCGAAATTTTACTTCGATTTACATAACGCATCGATTGGATGAAATTCCGCCGTTTTACGAGCACGCCGCACTTTTAAAATCCGGAAAAATTTTATATTCCGGTACGATAGGCGAAGCCTTTACCTCGGAAAGATTAACGAAACTCTACGACCGCAAGGTTCTAGCGGAAAATCGAAACGGAACCTGGGTTGCCATTGCCGATCGATCTTAA
- the topA gene encoding type I DNA topoisomerase: MPQLLLVESPTKVRTLSSYLGGDFQILATFGHLVDLPSDRLGVDIVHDFLPEYELLPGKKKVLAQILKAAKVADRIFIATDPDREGEFIGSVLSERIGKRGSVKRVKFREISKTAVLEAVSHPIEIDSRLVESQVTRRILDRLIGYKISPFLWKAISSGLSAGRVQSVALKWICEREAAIRDFIPEDSWEVIAKVHFSPEKEDFILFRRKDGAFETEEEGKTALRNLLDQNAELRVIDRSEKKGKTPPPAPFTTASLQQEAFRFFKFPASKTLKLAQSLYEGVDLGNGKRQGLITYMRTDSVRISSQARFALKEEAILSFGAEFVSSEDVSHRERKAKGKTQDAHEAIRPVDPSLTPKDIQHLSERSLNKDAKKLYELIWKRSLASQMKPENWIRIRFQAEAGSEVWIGETKRTEFPGYRIVYGATQESRPPWKVGEILSPTKWEMQKKTTEPPPRYTEATLVAKMEKEGIGRPSTYASILETLYKRNYAIRDKIGILATNLGEKVNSFLQKAFPDLFRDGFTADMEMKLDHIAEGSVSRTQLLTDFYSKLATVLKGADIKSVSSEWKKTSKTVLGYGICPVCGKGQRIRKRSSKKKEYFLCSRFPDCDYAEYL, encoded by the coding sequence ATGCCTCAACTTTTACTTGTCGAATCTCCTACGAAAGTTCGGACCCTGTCTTCTTACTTAGGCGGCGATTTTCAAATTCTAGCGACTTTCGGCCATCTTGTGGATCTACCTTCGGATCGACTGGGCGTGGATATCGTTCATGATTTTTTACCCGAATATGAGCTCTTACCCGGCAAGAAAAAAGTTTTGGCTCAGATCTTGAAAGCGGCGAAAGTTGCCGATCGTATTTTCATAGCTACCGATCCGGATCGAGAGGGGGAATTTATCGGTTCCGTCTTATCGGAAAGAATCGGCAAGCGTGGATCGGTGAAAAGAGTTAAATTCCGGGAGATCAGTAAAACTGCGGTTTTAGAAGCGGTATCACATCCGATCGAGATCGATTCTCGGCTGGTAGAATCGCAGGTCACTCGAAGGATCCTGGACAGACTGATCGGATACAAAATCAGCCCTTTTTTATGGAAGGCAATTTCTTCGGGATTGTCTGCGGGTAGGGTTCAATCCGTAGCCTTGAAATGGATTTGTGAGCGAGAGGCTGCGATCAGGGATTTTATTCCGGAAGATTCTTGGGAGGTGATTGCAAAAGTTCATTTTTCGCCGGAGAAAGAGGATTTTATTTTATTTCGTCGGAAGGACGGGGCCTTCGAAACCGAAGAGGAAGGCAAAACGGCTTTACGGAATCTTTTGGATCAAAATGCGGAATTGCGAGTGATCGATCGTTCCGAAAAAAAAGGAAAAACTCCCCCACCTGCGCCTTTTACTACCGCTAGTCTTCAACAAGAAGCATTCCGTTTTTTTAAATTTCCGGCGTCCAAGACCTTGAAATTGGCCCAGTCTCTATACGAAGGGGTGGATCTTGGAAACGGAAAACGCCAAGGTCTGATTACGTATATGAGAACCGATTCGGTTCGGATTTCCTCGCAAGCCCGATTCGCACTCAAGGAGGAGGCCATTTTATCCTTTGGCGCGGAATTCGTATCCTCGGAAGACGTTTCTCATAGGGAAAGAAAGGCAAAGGGAAAGACTCAGGATGCTCATGAGGCCATACGTCCCGTCGATCCTTCCTTGACTCCGAAAGACATTCAGCATCTTTCCGAACGTTCTTTGAATAAGGATGCAAAGAAATTATATGAATTGATCTGGAAACGGTCTCTCGCCTCTCAAATGAAACCGGAAAATTGGATTCGAATCCGGTTCCAGGCGGAAGCGGGTTCCGAAGTCTGGATCGGAGAAACGAAGAGGACGGAATTTCCAGGATACAGAATCGTTTACGGAGCCACTCAGGAAAGTCGACCTCCCTGGAAGGTCGGAGAAATACTATCTCCTACAAAATGGGAAATGCAAAAGAAAACTACCGAACCTCCTCCGCGATATACCGAAGCCACGCTGGTTGCGAAAATGGAAAAGGAAGGGATAGGCCGGCCGTCCACGTATGCCAGTATATTAGAAACTCTTTATAAACGAAACTACGCTATCCGGGATAAGATCGGGATTTTAGCCACCAATCTCGGAGAAAAAGTGAATTCATTCCTGCAAAAAGCGTTTCCGGATTTGTTTCGAGACGGATTTACGGCCGACATGGAAATGAAATTGGATCATATCGCGGAGGGTTCGGTTTCTCGAACTCAGTTACTGACCGACTTTTACTCGAAATTGGCGACGGTCCTAAAGGGCGCCGACATAAAATCGGTTTCCTCGGAATGGAAAAAAACATCCAAGACCGTCCTCGGATACGGCATTTGCCCGGTATGCGGGAAAGGTCAGAGAATTCGGAAGAGATCCTCCAAAAAAAAGGAATACTTCCTTTGCTCGCGGTTTCCGGACTGCGATTATGCGGAATATTTATGA
- a CDS encoding oxygenase MpaB family protein produces the protein MFDRLRILREIERLDPEKDAHRIAFLSGSYDFPQDVEISLALAFFRTYAIPSIAKILDETKQFENFGQKRYDDTTLILGEFLENGLDSENGRRAIRRLNQIHKQYKIKNEDFLYTLTTFIFEPSRWNARFGWRKSSQREKLANFYLWRRIGELMNIKDLPKTYEQMENFNRTFESKNFKQTPEGIRLGAATLRIALGRLPKIPGLSFFVSQVLFSLMDAPLRSTMGFPNPNFLIQWVTIAVFKLRAFILRYFWPPRRKPFFVTKRKNPTYPDGYLIESLGPF, from the coding sequence ATGTTTGATCGATTACGAATTTTACGAGAAATTGAAAGGCTGGATCCGGAGAAAGATGCTCATCGAATCGCATTTCTTTCCGGCAGCTACGATTTCCCGCAGGATGTGGAAATTTCTTTAGCGTTGGCGTTTTTCCGCACGTACGCGATTCCTTCCATCGCGAAAATCCTAGATGAAACCAAACAGTTCGAAAATTTCGGTCAAAAAAGATACGACGATACCACACTTATCCTAGGGGAATTTTTGGAAAACGGATTGGATAGCGAAAACGGTCGAAGAGCGATTCGCCGCTTGAATCAAATTCACAAACAATATAAGATTAAGAACGAAGACTTCCTCTATACCCTCACCACTTTTATTTTTGAACCGTCTCGCTGGAATGCCAGATTCGGTTGGAGAAAAAGTTCGCAACGGGAAAAACTAGCCAATTTCTATTTGTGGAGACGAATCGGTGAATTGATGAATATCAAAGATTTACCGAAGACATATGAACAGATGGAGAATTTTAATCGGACTTTCGAATCCAAGAACTTTAAACAGACGCCGGAAGGAATAAGATTGGGAGCGGCGACTCTACGGATTGCGCTAGGAAGATTGCCTAAAATTCCGGGACTTTCTTTTTTCGTCTCTCAAGTTCTATTTTCCTTAATGGATGCCCCTTTGAGATCCACTATGGGATTTCCGAATCCTAATTTTCTGATACAATGGGTAACGATTGCGGTTTTTAAACTGAGGGCTTTTATCCTCAGATATTTTTGGCCGCCGCGTCGGAAACCGTTCTTCGTAACGAAAAGAAAGAACCCTACCTATCCGGACGGATATTTGATTGAAAGCCTAGGACCTTTTTAA
- the cysK gene encoding cysteine synthase A: protein MKANNILETIGNTPHVKINRLFDSKHTVYAKLERSNPGGSIKDRIALSMIEDAEKSGKLTKNTVIIEPTSGNTGIGLALVAAVKGYRLILVMPESMSVERRRIMAAYGAEFDLTPREKGMPGAIERAKQLVSENHNSWMPQQFENEANIQVHIETTAAEIVKDFPNGVDVLITGVGTGGHITGVAKVLKEKFPKTKVYAVEPEASPVISGGKPGPHPIQGIGAGFIPKNLHVDLLDGVIQVTKDEAFAYALRAAREEGIFLGVSSGASLAAVAKKLPDIPEGATILTFNYDTGERYLSIEGLFPVPSNG, encoded by the coding sequence ATGAAAGCAAATAATATCTTAGAGACTATAGGAAATACTCCTCATGTGAAGATTAATCGTCTCTTCGATTCCAAGCACACTGTTTACGCTAAACTTGAGCGATCTAACCCCGGCGGTTCTATCAAAGATCGTATCGCTCTTTCTATGATCGAAGATGCGGAGAAGAGCGGAAAATTAACGAAAAATACCGTGATTATAGAACCTACTTCCGGAAACACGGGAATCGGATTGGCGCTGGTTGCTGCCGTAAAAGGATATCGATTAATTCTCGTCATGCCCGAATCGATGAGCGTCGAAAGACGAAGAATCATGGCAGCCTATGGAGCCGAATTCGATCTTACTCCTAGAGAAAAAGGAATGCCTGGTGCGATCGAGCGTGCGAAGCAACTTGTATCAGAAAATCATAATTCTTGGATGCCTCAGCAGTTCGAAAACGAAGCAAATATCCAAGTTCATATAGAGACAACGGCCGCTGAAATCGTAAAAGATTTCCCGAACGGGGTAGATGTATTGATCACCGGAGTCGGAACGGGCGGTCATATCACCGGAGTTGCGAAAGTTCTAAAAGAGAAATTTCCGAAAACGAAAGTCTATGCAGTGGAGCCGGAGGCTTCTCCGGTTATTTCGGGAGGAAAACCGGGACCCCATCCGATCCAAGGAATCGGTGCCGGTTTTATTCCTAAAAACCTACATGTGGATCTGTTGGACGGAGTCATTCAAGTGACTAAAGATGAGGCCTTCGCGTATGCACTGCGGGCCGCGCGTGAAGAGGGAATTTTCTTGGGAGTTTCTTCGGGCGCTTCTTTAGCCGCAGTCGCTAAAAAACTGCCTGATATTCCGGAAGGTGCAACGATATTAACGTTCAATTACGATACCGGAGAGAGATATCTTTCGATTGAAGGTTTGTTTCCGGTTCCTTCTAACGGTTGA
- a CDS encoding gamma carbonic anhydrase family protein: MMSDVRGYGMVLEYLGKSPNIHDSVFLAPGSQIVGDVAIGKDSSVWFQTLVRGDVNYIRIGENVNIQDMTVIHVARDVYPVEIGDNVSIGHRATIHGCILKDFSFVGMGATIMDGVELGEYSFVAAGALVTPGKKIPSGVMVMGSPAKIVRDITEKEREIITRTTGNYVKYKTNYMNDPYYSRPSFSKND; encoded by the coding sequence ATGATGAGCGATGTGCGCGGATATGGAATGGTTTTGGAATATTTGGGAAAGAGTCCGAATATCCACGATAGCGTTTTTTTGGCTCCCGGTTCTCAAATAGTCGGAGACGTTGCGATCGGCAAGGATTCTTCCGTTTGGTTCCAGACGCTCGTAAGAGGGGACGTAAATTATATTCGCATCGGCGAGAATGTGAATATCCAAGACATGACGGTTATCCATGTCGCGAGAGACGTATATCCCGTCGAAATCGGAGATAATGTTTCGATCGGCCATAGAGCCACAATTCACGGATGCATTTTAAAGGACTTTTCATTCGTCGGAATGGGGGCAACCATCATGGATGGAGTCGAGTTGGGGGAATACTCGTTTGTAGCGGCTGGTGCGCTGGTCACACCCGGGAAAAAGATTCCATCCGGAGTGATGGTGATGGGATCTCCGGCTAAGATCGTAAGAGATATTACCGAAAAAGAAAGAGAGATCATCACAAGAACTACGGGGAATTACGTGAAATACAAAACGAATTATATGAACGATCCTTATTATTCCCGGCCGAGTTTTTCCAAAAATGACTGA
- the lepB gene encoding signal peptidase I, which yields MFTPRKGFGEKEKKFDKKRFAKLLGLSVTIGLLSALLLRSWILFPFLPETSEMNPAIPKGKRVYIYRWIQPSSLFLGDVVLAEHPTQSGSVILGRIVGKPGDTLSMKEKVLFRNNIPETEGNLPYIISHRDTRNAFPALHSNRDNFPALLIEDRNFFLLCDNRDDCLDSRDFGPIPFEKLVGKVL from the coding sequence ATGTTTACGCCACGCAAAGGATTCGGAGAAAAGGAAAAGAAGTTCGATAAAAAAAGATTCGCGAAGTTACTCGGACTTTCCGTAACGATCGGTCTGCTCTCTGCCTTGCTTCTCAGATCCTGGATTCTTTTTCCGTTCCTTCCGGAGACCTCGGAAATGAATCCTGCGATTCCCAAAGGAAAAAGAGTCTATATCTATCGCTGGATTCAACCTTCCTCCTTATTTTTAGGGGATGTCGTTTTAGCGGAACATCCGACTCAGAGCGGAAGCGTGATTTTAGGAAGAATCGTAGGCAAGCCGGGGGATACTCTTTCCATGAAAGAGAAAGTTCTATTTCGGAATAATATACCGGAAACGGAAGGCAACCTACCCTATATCATTTCTCACCGCGATACTAGAAACGCCTTCCCCGCATTGCATTCGAATCGGGACAATTTTCCGGCTCTCTTAATCGAGGACAGAAATTTTTTTCTGCTATGCGATAATCGAGACGATTGTCTGGATTCCAGAGACTTTGGCCCGATTCCTTTCGAAAAACTCGTCGGCAAAGTGTTATAG